The genome window ATTTTATGTGTTCAGATGTAAAGATAGGGGACGGTTTTTTGAGTAAAGGTATAACTACCTTACATTTGAAGAGAGGTAGCAAAATTATTTTTGGGAGTCATATTGTAATTAACAATTGTACTACACAAAATCCAATTGGATTAAACAAAAAATCATCGATTGCAGTTCTAGGCTCAGCAACCCTCAGGGTTGGAAATTATACTGGTTTTAGTGGAGTTTCAATTTATTGCTCTAATAAAATAGAAATAGGAAATTATTGTAATTTTGGAGGGAATGTTTTTATTTGGGATACTGACTTCCATGAGCTTGATTATTTAGAAAGAAGAAAGAATTTGTTTAATTCTGAAAAAGTGAAAAGTGAACCTATCAAAATCGGAAATGATGTTTTCGTAGGTGCAAACTCGATTATTCTCAAAAATGTATCTATAGGTGATAGAGCAATTATTGGTGCTGGAAGTGTGATTACAAAATCAATCCCGAGCGACGAAATTTGGGCTGGAAATCCAGCTAAATTTATAAGAACAATTCATAAAGAGGAATAAATGTTAAAGAAAACCAAGTTCATACATATTTATGAATTTTATCTTGCTACATTATTTGTCTATACAAATGGTTCATGGCTTTATTTTGCTGTTGATAAAATAATTCTTTTAGGATTACAATTGTTAAGTATCGTTTTTTACATTTTTCTTCAACATTCAAAAGGTGAAAAGATCAGAAGTCCTAATGGACTAGCTTTATTTTTTATATTGATGCCTTTTTTTTCGAAGATTATTAATCTTAATATCAACAGCAGCTTAGTAAATACCTTTTCAAGTGCTGCGGTTTATTTAAGTTTGAGTTGCCTAAGCTATCAAAAGCTAGATGTTTTGTTAGATAGATATGCGAGGGTCATATTTTTTTTGTGTTTGGTAACATTGGTTATTGCTCCTATAACATTAGTAAACTACTCATTGCTGAGTACATTTCCCATTTCAACAAGTGGTTTTGATATTGACGGTTACGGCTTTTATAATTTAATTATTTATACTGATCGTGTCAGTAATGACTTTCGGGCTCAGAGTATTTTTTGGGAACCTGGAGCTTGGTCATTTAGTTTATCATTTGCGTTTTATTGGTTAGTTATAGAAAAGAGACAGTATAAAAAAATTCCATACTTCCTTTTTGGAGTATTGTTAGCAAGCTCTACCACTGGTTTTTTTTTACTAATGTTAATCTTGATTCATATCTTATTGAACAATAATGATAAAAAAGTAAAGAAAACAATGATTACCTATCTCTCATTTTCAGTTTTATTAGTTACTTCAGGGATAATTTATCTTCAAACTTCGACAAATATTGATGTGGGTGAGCTTATTTATGATCAAACACTTGGAAAGTTAATGGGTACTAGCGAAGCCAGTGCATTATCCCTAACAGATAGAGTTGCATCTACACAGAAAGCATTCAACA of Flavobacterium marginilacus contains these proteins:
- a CDS encoding acyltransferase, with the translated sequence MFIILKNIFRMFKSGKYSLDSAITKMIIYFMCSDVKIGDGFLSKGITTLHLKRGSKIIFGSHIVINNCTTQNPIGLNKKSSIAVLGSATLRVGNYTGFSGVSIYCSNKIEIGNYCNFGGNVFIWDTDFHELDYLERRKNLFNSEKVKSEPIKIGNDVFVGANSIILKNVSIGDRAIIGAGSVITKSIPSDEIWAGNPAKFIRTIHKEE
- a CDS encoding O-antigen ligase family protein; amino-acid sequence: MLKKTKFIHIYEFYLATLFVYTNGSWLYFAVDKIILLGLQLLSIVFYIFLQHSKGEKIRSPNGLALFFILMPFFSKIINLNINSSLVNTFSSAAVYLSLSCLSYQKLDVLLDRYARVIFFLCLVTLVIAPITLVNYSLLSTFPISTSGFDIDGYGFYNLIIYTDRVSNDFRAQSIFWEPGAWSFSLSFAFYWLVIEKRQYKKIPYFLFGVLLASSTTGFFLLMLILIHILLNNNDKKVKKTMITYLSFSVLLVTSGIIYLQTSTNIDVGELIYDQTLGKLMGTSEASALSLTDRVASTQKAFNIAIDNPFFGVGKLGAEDSLFVTSSIAEISYQLGLIFLLVYLFVFRQVFKKLGIIISCVFMIVLLNGEAISYFILCSLILIYGTKKIMIKKREIIL